The region ACGGGCTCCGTCGTTCCGCGCTTCCAAAAACAACTAGAGCGTGGCGGCCCACTCACTGTTACCCATAAAGACATGACCCGCTATTTCATGACCGTTCGCGAAGCGGTAGAGCTTGTTTTACAATCTGCCAGCCTCGGCTTTGAGGCCGAAGAAAAGGGCGGACTCTATGTGTTAGACATGGGCACACCGGTCAAAATTGATGATCTCGCGCGCCAGATGATCCAACTTGCCGGCCTTTCCGAGGTTGATATCAGCATCGAATATACCGGCCTTCGTCCCGGCGAGAAAATGCATGAGGAGTTGTTCTATGAGGCGGAAGATCTAACCAAAACCTCGCATGCAGGCATTACGCTTTCCAAAGCCGATAAAATTAGCCTGCCGGCTTTAAAGAAAAAGCTGACTGCTCTTTCTAACCATTGCGAAAAGCGCGCTAACGATAAAGCCCTCGCTGCCTTAGAAAAACTGGTAAAAAGCTAAAACTTTCTTGCACTTCGCGCAATATCGCCTATCACACGCGCATGACTATTAAACGCGCGCTGCTTTCTGTTTCTGACAAAACAAACCTCGTGCCTTTTGCGAAAGCATTGGCCGATAAAAATATCACTCTCCTTTCCACGGGCGGCACGGCCAAAGCCTTACGCACCGCCGGGTTGGAAGTAACCGATGTTTCTTCTGTGACCGATTTCCCCGAGATTATGGATGGCCGCGTCAAAACGCTTCACCCGAAAATCCACGGCGGTATCCTTGCTAACCGCGATAAAACAGAACATCTAGCCGCAATGGATAAGCATGGCATTACCGGCATCGATCTCGTCGTGCTGAACCTCTACCCCTTTGAAGCAACCGTCGCTCGTGGCGCGGATTACGCCGAAACGGTTGAGAATATCGATATTGGCGGCCCTGCTATGTTGCGCGCCTCTGCCAAGAACCATGCGCATGTGACCATCGTCACGGATCCAGTGGATTACGATACGGTACTCGCGGAACTAGACACCAATAATGGCGCAACCACATTAGAGTTCCGCAAAACCCTCGCATTGAAGGCATTTTCACTCACCGCGCATTACGATTCTGCCATTTCTAAATGGTTGGCGAAAAGCCAAGATACGCAGTTTCCTGCACGTTTCAGCCAATCGGCACAACTTGAGTCTGTTCTTCGCTATGGCGAAAACCCGCACCAAAATGCGGCGCTTTATAAAACGGATGCTAAACCCGGTACCCTCGCTGGCGCGAAGCAACTTCAGGGCAAAGCGCTTAGCTATAATAATCTGAACGATACCGATGCCGCTTGGGCGCTGGCTAACGAATTTAGCGAACCCTGTGTCGCGATCATCAAACACGCCAACCCGTGCGGCGTCGCACTTGGCTCTAACATTGTAGAGGCCTTCCATAAGGCACTCGCATGCGACCCAACATCGGCTTATGGTGGCATTATTGCAACCAACCAGCCGCTCACGGCAGAATTTGTCGAAGCGATGGGCAAGCTCTTCGCCGAAGTTGTGATCGCACCTTCTGTTGAGCCAGCAGCAGCCGATGCGCTAACAAAGAAAAAGAATCTCCGCTTGCTCGATGCCGGTGGCTTGCTTCCGAAAGATTCTAAGCCCCTGCTAACGACGCAAATTTCAGGGGGAATTCTACTGCAAGATACTGACTCAAAGCGTATTAGCGAGTCTGACCTTACCATCGTTTCAGCAGCACAGCCCGAAGTAGCGCAGCTAGAAGACCTACTCTTCGCCTTCCGTATTTGTAAACATGTGAAATCCAACGCAATCGTAATCGTACGTGACGGCGCAACGGTTGGCATTGGCGCCGGTCAAATGAGCCGTGTCGATTCTGTTCGCATCGCGTGCTGGAAAGCCGGTGAGGCCGGTCTATCAACCAAAGGCGCCGTACTCGCCTCCGATGCCTTCTTCCCCTTCGATGATAATGTCCACCGCGCCGCCGATGCAGGCATTGCCGCGCTGGTTCAGCCTGGCGGGTCGATTCGTGATAATGAGGTGATCGCCGCTGCAGATAAGCATGGCATGGTGATGGTTACGACGGGTATTCGTCACTTTAGGCATTAAAAAAAGTTCTGCCTGCATTGTGAACGCGCTGAAGAATCCTCGGATCCTTCTCGTCGCAGAAGCTCCTCAGAATGACAATTAAGCTAGTAAGTCGAGAATGTTGCCTTGATTGCCGAAAAGCTCAGCTGCAGCTGTTGAGCCACTGCTTTCGCTCTCACTCACCACGCCATTGAATTTATCAATCGCAGCGATATCAGCGAGTAAAGACTCTGCCGCGCCCTCGTCTAGATTATCGGTGATGAAGTTTATCAATTCCTGACTAAAGCTCGTCGTCACTGCCGGTTGCGTAATATTAAATTCGGCATTTAGCAGATTTGTCGTAATAGTCGCAAGTGTCGCATCTTGCTGGTTAAAGATAGACGGAACCTCATTATTACCCAGCACCGAAGATGCTGAACCTAAAAGAGCAGAGGTCTGTAAGATACTAACCATGCATCCATATTAACACAGATTAACGTTTTTACCTATTTCTTTACGATAGGGTCTTTTTTCCAGAACCTTAGCTTGCCGAAAGACCCACCCGCTTTACGAAAAGCAAAGCGAACGATTTTCACAAGCAACCATCCACCGATAAACCAAATCGGAACCCACGGGATGATCTTCAGCACAAAGGATATTACATCAGATACGGAGCGTAGGAAGCCGTTCCAAGCATATCTAAAGCTGTTCTCAATATCGTGAT is a window of Rickettsiales bacterium DNA encoding:
- the purH gene encoding bifunctional phosphoribosylaminoimidazolecarboxamide formyltransferase/IMP cyclohydrolase, with translation MTIKRALLSVSDKTNLVPFAKALADKNITLLSTGGTAKALRTAGLEVTDVSSVTDFPEIMDGRVKTLHPKIHGGILANRDKTEHLAAMDKHGITGIDLVVLNLYPFEATVARGADYAETVENIDIGGPAMLRASAKNHAHVTIVTDPVDYDTVLAELDTNNGATTLEFRKTLALKAFSLTAHYDSAISKWLAKSQDTQFPARFSQSAQLESVLRYGENPHQNAALYKTDAKPGTLAGAKQLQGKALSYNNLNDTDAAWALANEFSEPCVAIIKHANPCGVALGSNIVEAFHKALACDPTSAYGGIIATNQPLTAEFVEAMGKLFAEVVIAPSVEPAAADALTKKKNLRLLDAGGLLPKDSKPLLTTQISGGILLQDTDSKRISESDLTIVSAAQPEVAQLEDLLFAFRICKHVKSNAIVIVRDGATVGIGAGQMSRVDSVRIACWKAGEAGLSTKGAVLASDAFFPFDDNVHRAADAGIAALVQPGGSIRDNEVIAAADKHGMVMVTTGIRHFRH